A window of Pseudomonas mucidolens contains these coding sequences:
- a CDS encoding YmfL family putative regulatory protein encodes MKRPVLVTKRQVMSAVICDYPGGRECAAARLGYELKKFDNHVYENAGSRPLSDEQIHLLEQDAGTTHLPEYIAAMYGGMFVPLAKPETLDNIDLYSRSVHVAAKRGYVDQIIAKALEDGVVEPGEAAAILGAHNRYMAARHSEVLATIQLHSKERKH; translated from the coding sequence ATGAAACGCCCAGTTCTAGTGACCAAACGCCAAGTCATGAGCGCGGTCATTTGCGACTACCCCGGCGGGCGCGAATGCGCTGCAGCCCGGCTTGGGTATGAACTCAAAAAATTCGACAACCATGTTTACGAGAATGCCGGTAGCCGGCCTCTCAGCGATGAACAAATACATTTGCTCGAGCAGGACGCCGGCACGACTCACCTGCCTGAATACATCGCAGCCATGTATGGCGGCATGTTCGTGCCGCTCGCTAAACCCGAGACGCTAGACAACATCGACCTTTACAGCCGGTCGGTACATGTCGCTGCGAAGCGCGGTTACGTTGATCAGATCATCGCGAAAGCGCTGGAAGACGGGGTGGTTGAACCAGGCGAGGCTGCGGCGATTCTCGGCGCTCACAATCGCTACATGGCTGCGCGCCACTCCGAAGTGCTTGCCACCATCCAACTGCACAGTAAGGAGCGCAAGCATTGA
- a CDS encoding toprim domain-containing protein yields the protein MQERLRADVIQRIERDYQLKHMPGTNYMRKGVCPAPSCGQKTLYTFYDSPWTLICGRPEKCGHRVHVKDVYDDLFNDWSKTAPSTPDNPVATARAYLEFARGFKFELIAGWFTQENYWDSRLNIGSATVRFPLEKGGYWERLIDRPDRFGKMKARFRPTGEGLPGYKGVWWCPPSVNLSNVDELWITEGIFDAIALLHNDTSAVSMMSSAPCPTDSLKALVTLRHDADKRLPRLVWALDNEPVAKANMRRWAKEARDLGFTCKAAVIPQPNGKKVDWNDLHLRWKSIEGDDKRAEQIERDFDEAVHHGDLLLADSAEEKGFLIYLRDERKEFHFSFRKRLYWFRLDLERYDRAMGDLESSERHEDQLLTDEQRRYKALRQSGSVTSIANCNFQALYYMRNDLTDEAWYYFRIERPQGPAIKSTFTAKQLTSAPEFANRLLNVSNGAMFEGSAQQLKRILAPQLDCLKTVNTIEWIGYSRDHGAYVFNDLAFHGGKVQVRNKEDFFDLGKLSIKSQSQSPVLHINTDLNAYNEEWFDIYWRCFGVQGLVVLAWWLGALHAEQIRQIHKSLMFLELVGEAGSGKTTLVELLWKSVGRTDYEGFDPSKATAASRARNFSQVSNLPVVLIESEREQKEGQPVKHFDWDELKTAYNGRSVRSTGVKNNGNDTHEPPFRAALLIAQNNPVNASEPILQRICHVHLTREHHTPETKQYAEQLERMPMDSISGFLLKALQREAETMRLLEENTSGYEQELLAQPGVRTVRIAKNHAQLRSLVDALAGVVPLGERRKALAHAEISRMALERQQAINADHPTVTEFWDLYDFLNGMDEKGALNHARRDGLIAVNLNEFVEMAANKRQQIPPLSDLKRLLKTSKSPKFLESNKPVNSARVLDAFDKSKTIRCWAFQGV from the coding sequence ATGCAAGAAAGGCTGCGAGCCGACGTCATCCAACGCATTGAGCGGGATTACCAGCTCAAACACATGCCCGGTACCAACTACATGCGCAAGGGTGTATGCCCTGCGCCAAGCTGCGGCCAGAAGACCCTGTACACCTTCTACGATTCGCCCTGGACGCTGATCTGTGGACGGCCGGAAAAATGCGGCCACCGTGTCCACGTCAAGGACGTCTACGACGACTTGTTCAACGACTGGAGCAAGACCGCACCGTCAACGCCAGATAACCCGGTTGCCACGGCACGCGCCTACCTTGAGTTTGCGCGGGGCTTTAAATTTGAGCTGATCGCCGGTTGGTTCACCCAGGAAAACTACTGGGATAGCCGGCTGAACATTGGCAGTGCCACGGTGCGTTTCCCCCTGGAAAAAGGTGGCTACTGGGAGCGTCTGATAGACCGGCCTGACCGATTCGGCAAGATGAAAGCTCGCTTCCGCCCAACCGGCGAAGGCTTGCCAGGTTACAAAGGCGTCTGGTGGTGCCCGCCAAGCGTGAACCTGTCGAACGTCGATGAACTCTGGATCACCGAGGGCATCTTCGACGCCATCGCACTGCTGCATAACGACACCTCGGCCGTATCGATGATGTCCAGCGCACCCTGCCCGACCGACTCGCTCAAGGCCTTGGTCACACTTCGCCATGACGCTGACAAGCGCCTGCCACGCCTTGTCTGGGCGCTTGATAACGAGCCAGTCGCAAAGGCCAACATGCGCCGCTGGGCAAAGGAGGCCCGCGACCTGGGGTTCACCTGCAAAGCGGCAGTGATTCCGCAGCCCAACGGCAAAAAAGTGGACTGGAACGACCTTCACCTACGGTGGAAGTCGATTGAGGGCGACGACAAACGCGCCGAGCAGATCGAGCGAGACTTCGACGAAGCCGTCCACCACGGGGACTTGCTGCTGGCTGATTCCGCCGAGGAAAAGGGTTTTCTCATCTACCTGCGCGACGAGCGCAAGGAATTCCATTTTTCGTTCCGTAAGCGCTTGTACTGGTTTCGGCTGGACCTTGAACGGTACGACCGAGCCATGGGCGATCTGGAAAGCTCAGAACGTCATGAGGATCAACTGCTCACTGACGAACAGCGGCGCTACAAGGCACTGCGCCAATCTGGCTCAGTGACCAGCATCGCCAACTGCAATTTCCAGGCGCTGTATTACATGCGCAACGACCTCACCGACGAGGCCTGGTACTACTTCCGTATCGAGCGCCCGCAGGGGCCGGCGATCAAAAGCACCTTCACGGCCAAGCAACTCACGTCAGCACCTGAGTTCGCGAATCGCCTACTCAACGTCTCGAATGGCGCGATGTTCGAGGGCAGCGCCCAGCAACTAAAACGGATTCTGGCGCCCCAGCTCGACTGCCTGAAAACCGTCAACACCATCGAATGGATCGGCTACAGCCGCGACCATGGCGCCTATGTCTTCAACGACTTGGCCTTTCACGGCGGGAAGGTGCAGGTGCGCAACAAGGAAGATTTCTTCGACTTGGGCAAGCTGAGCATCAAGTCACAGAGCCAATCACCGGTATTGCATATCAATACCGACCTCAATGCTTACAACGAAGAGTGGTTCGACATCTACTGGCGCTGCTTTGGCGTGCAGGGGTTGGTGGTCTTGGCTTGGTGGCTGGGCGCGCTGCACGCCGAGCAGATCCGCCAGATTCACAAATCACTGATGTTCCTTGAACTCGTGGGCGAAGCCGGCTCGGGCAAGACCACCTTGGTAGAGCTGCTGTGGAAGTCCGTCGGGCGTACTGATTACGAAGGCTTCGACCCATCCAAAGCAACCGCGGCGAGCCGTGCGCGCAACTTCTCGCAGGTGAGCAACTTGCCGGTGGTGCTGATCGAGTCGGAGCGTGAGCAGAAGGAAGGCCAGCCGGTTAAACACTTCGACTGGGACGAACTGAAAACCGCCTACAACGGCCGCAGCGTTCGTTCCACCGGCGTGAAAAATAACGGCAACGACACCCACGAACCGCCATTCCGTGCCGCGTTACTTATCGCCCAGAACAACCCAGTGAACGCATCGGAACCCATCCTGCAGCGCATCTGCCATGTCCACCTGACGCGCGAGCACCACACGCCGGAGACCAAGCAGTACGCCGAGCAGTTGGAGCGTATGCCGATGGATAGCATCAGCGGCTTCCTCCTAAAGGCGTTGCAGCGCGAAGCCGAAACCATGCGCCTGTTGGAGGAAAACACCTCCGGCTATGAACAGGAGCTGCTGGCCCAGCCCGGTGTGCGCACCGTCCGTATCGCCAAGAATCACGCCCAGCTGCGCAGCCTAGTGGATGCATTGGCCGGTGTCGTCCCGCTTGGCGAACGCCGCAAGGCCCTCGCTCACGCCGAAATCAGCCGCATGGCCCTCGAGCGGCAGCAGGCAATCAATGCCGACCACCCGACCGTTACCGAGTTTTGGGACCTGTACGACTTTCTGAACGGCATGGACGAGAAAGGCGCGTTGAACCACGCGCGCCGGGACGGGTTGATCGCGGTGAACCTCAACGAATTCGTCGAGATGGCTGCCAATAAGCGCCAGCAGATTCCCCCGCTGAGCGACCTGAAGCGCCTGCTCAAAACCAGCAAATCACCCAAGTTTCTGGAGTCGAACAAGCCCGTCAACTCGGCGCGAGTGCTGGACGCGTTCGACAAATCGAAAACCATTCGCTGCTGGGCATTCCAGGGCGTGTAA
- a CDS encoding pyocin activator PrtN family protein: MNTAFILMAQYDGQAIISLELVCRDYFTHLTPDMFQRKVMSGQIKLPITRLEPSQKSAKGIHLTDLAVYLDLQRAAAVKEHNQLNGLKPAV; encoded by the coding sequence ATGAATACAGCGTTCATCCTCATGGCCCAATACGACGGGCAGGCGATTATCTCGCTGGAACTGGTGTGCCGGGATTACTTCACACATCTGACGCCGGACATGTTCCAGCGCAAGGTGATGAGTGGTCAGATCAAGCTACCCATCACCCGCCTGGAGCCGAGCCAGAAGTCGGCGAAGGGCATTCACCTCACCGATCTGGCCGTCTACCTCGACCTACAGCGCGCCGCTGCAGTTAAAGAACACAACCAACTCAACGGGTTAAAACCCGCCGTTTGA
- a CDS encoding helix-turn-helix domain-containing protein → MTIGERLKEERSRLGLSQTDLGAAGGVGKTTQINYEKGAGTPDAKYLAAVEGLGVDVLYVVTGQRLSMGENQLSNDDLEIVKHVRNLGDEDKGAVMRLLRAFTVNR, encoded by the coding sequence ATGACCATTGGCGAGCGACTGAAGGAAGAAAGGTCGCGCTTGGGACTTAGCCAGACTGATTTAGGCGCTGCTGGTGGCGTCGGTAAAACCACCCAAATCAATTACGAAAAGGGCGCCGGGACACCGGACGCCAAGTATTTGGCTGCTGTTGAGGGATTGGGTGTGGATGTTCTCTATGTGGTGACCGGCCAACGCTTGTCTATGGGCGAAAATCAGCTGTCGAACGATGACTTAGAAATCGTGAAGCACGTACGCAACCTGGGCGATGAGGATAAGGGGGCGGTGATGCGCCTTCTCAGGGCTTTTACAGTTAACAGATAA
- a CDS encoding site-specific integrase → MATIRARKLADGTVSYTAQIRIKRDGVQVYQESLTFARKQAAQAWARKRESELDEPGAIERASRKGATLKEMIDRYLVEVEKARPLGKTKRATLNAIGETYLGELTDTDINTQCLVDFALWRMSKEGGGVQPQTAGNDLAHLGAVLSIAKDAWGYQVDPLAMGGARRVLRKLGYNLKSRERDRRPTLDELGKVLKHYQAMQARRPTVTNMLKVVGFALFSTRRLDEITRIRWSDVDEAGQRVLVRDMKNPGQKIGNDVWCYLPDEAWQILQTMPKAGDDIFPYSPESISTSWAKACKFLEVADLHFHDLRHEGVSRLFEMDWDIPRVASVSGHRDWNSMRRYTHLRGKGDRYVGWEWHEKILRAPVQLGAASMKWLKRRVLTR, encoded by the coding sequence ATGGCGACTATCAGGGCAAGAAAACTGGCAGATGGGACTGTGAGCTACACCGCTCAGATCCGCATCAAGCGCGACGGAGTGCAAGTCTACCAAGAGAGCCTGACCTTCGCCCGAAAACAGGCCGCACAGGCTTGGGCGCGTAAGCGCGAATCGGAGCTGGATGAGCCTGGTGCGATCGAGCGGGCGAGTCGCAAGGGCGCTACGTTGAAAGAGATGATCGATCGCTACCTGGTCGAAGTAGAGAAAGCCCGGCCGCTGGGCAAGACCAAGCGCGCAACACTCAATGCCATCGGTGAGACGTACCTGGGTGAGTTGACCGACACGGACATCAATACTCAGTGCCTGGTCGATTTCGCACTGTGGCGGATGAGCAAGGAGGGCGGAGGGGTTCAGCCACAAACCGCCGGCAATGACCTGGCGCACCTCGGTGCTGTTCTGTCGATTGCCAAAGACGCGTGGGGTTACCAGGTCGATCCTCTCGCGATGGGCGGCGCCCGACGGGTGCTACGGAAACTGGGCTACAACCTGAAAAGCCGCGAGCGTGACCGCCGGCCGACGTTGGACGAACTGGGAAAGGTGCTGAAGCATTACCAGGCCATGCAGGCGAGGCGCCCAACTGTCACCAATATGCTGAAGGTCGTGGGCTTTGCTCTGTTCTCCACGCGCCGGCTGGATGAAATAACCCGTATTCGTTGGTCGGATGTCGACGAGGCTGGTCAGCGGGTGCTCGTGCGCGATATGAAGAACCCCGGGCAGAAAATCGGCAACGATGTTTGGTGCTACCTGCCGGACGAGGCGTGGCAGATTCTCCAGACAATGCCGAAGGCCGGCGACGACATATTCCCCTACAGCCCTGAATCTATCTCCACGTCCTGGGCGAAAGCCTGCAAATTTCTGGAAGTCGCAGACCTGCACTTTCACGACCTTCGTCATGAAGGTGTGAGCCGCCTGTTTGAAATGGACTGGGATATCCCTCGTGTGGCGAGTGTTTCCGGGCACAGGGATTGGAATTCGATGAGGCGCTACACACACCTGCGTGGAAAGGGTGACCGTTACGTGGGGTGGGAGTGGCACGAAAAGATATTGAGGGCACCCGTCCAACTGGGCGCCGCATCAATGAAGTGGCTCAAACGGCGGGTTTTAACCCGTTGA
- a CDS encoding ogr/Delta-like zinc finger family protein yields MSTYKLVCPHCLGRMRIRTSEGTHIFLRVAYLQCTNEACGWSVRAEFEMTHEMSPSGMANPSVKLPIADIALRRAAMKSANDQPDLLDQMEMECAQ; encoded by the coding sequence TTGAGCACTTACAAGCTGGTATGCCCTCACTGCCTCGGCCGCATGCGTATCCGCACCAGCGAAGGCACACACATTTTCCTGCGGGTGGCCTACCTGCAATGCACCAACGAGGCCTGCGGCTGGTCGGTGCGGGCTGAGTTCGAAATGACTCATGAAATGAGCCCCAGCGGTATGGCTAACCCCTCCGTCAAGTTGCCCATCGCCGACATTGCCCTGCGCCGTGCTGCGATGAAGTCCGCCAACGATCAACCCGACCTGCTCGACCAAATGGAAATGGAGTGTGCGCAATGA
- a CDS encoding DUF2511 domain-containing protein, with protein MLASGVCGAKERTEEVSSKDYGDAWPFTVDSVDLLCFGPSPKALARTSDGTVYALSGSARSQAKDRGWSDGQDITKPNPTIPSIKMDYSDIVQRAQALCGEA; from the coding sequence ATGCTCGCTTCGGGTGTGTGCGGTGCCAAGGAAAGGACTGAGGAGGTTTCGAGTAAGGACTACGGAGACGCTTGGCCGTTTACGGTCGATAGCGTTGACCTGTTGTGCTTTGGACCGTCGCCTAAGGCGTTGGCCCGGACGTCGGATGGGACCGTCTACGCATTGAGCGGGAGTGCACGGAGTCAGGCAAAAGATCGCGGTTGGTCGGACGGCCAGGACATCACGAAACCCAATCCTACGATACCGTCTATCAAAATGGACTACAGTGATATTGTCCAGCGTGCTCAGGCGCTCTGCGGTGAGGCGTAA
- a CDS encoding DUF6236 family protein, whose protein sequence is MKRGVVASAHVISALRDGFTLERGVSVEEVSFYALYWDRVVLPTNNIMNVRVHDEAMLVDCGLIERPRVIFNESINSEDLPSHLSKIQVDTAKSLIESNSDVDWVLHQVGDKLILPGVAVDQKRSLRFELINALPVPLGTVLVPDILDFKERRADELHILHDAIDSLYLEVLKSPDQDLSAKKAVVDLKKAISDLNAVSSERWSVTSKFDFSVNFNLDGGKIASAFAAGAAFDFFSNMFTAPVGTLAAPFISMLSIKSGHSTAIQASQKENKLSYLSHAHAEKIIMG, encoded by the coding sequence ATGAAAAGAGGTGTGGTAGCTAGCGCGCATGTAATAAGTGCCCTTCGTGATGGTTTTACGCTTGAACGGGGCGTTAGCGTTGAGGAGGTAAGCTTTTATGCGTTGTACTGGGATCGTGTAGTATTGCCCACGAATAATATTATGAATGTTCGAGTGCATGACGAGGCAATGCTCGTGGATTGTGGTCTGATCGAGCGTCCTCGTGTTATTTTTAACGAGAGTATAAACTCAGAGGATCTTCCGTCCCATTTGTCAAAGATTCAGGTAGATACAGCGAAGAGTCTTATCGAGTCTAATAGTGATGTGGATTGGGTTTTGCATCAAGTAGGTGATAAGTTGATTCTACCAGGCGTGGCAGTGGACCAAAAGAGATCTCTGAGATTTGAGCTGATCAATGCTTTGCCAGTGCCGTTGGGGACTGTATTAGTTCCTGATATTCTGGACTTCAAAGAACGGCGCGCAGATGAATTGCACATTCTACATGATGCTATTGACAGTCTCTACTTGGAGGTACTTAAATCTCCAGATCAAGATCTTTCGGCAAAAAAAGCTGTGGTTGATTTAAAGAAGGCTATTTCTGATCTGAATGCAGTTTCTTCCGAGAGGTGGAGCGTTACATCGAAATTCGACTTCTCAGTAAATTTTAATTTGGATGGTGGTAAAATCGCAAGCGCGTTTGCGGCAGGTGCTGCGTTCGATTTTTTTAGTAATATGTTTACAGCTCCAGTTGGTACGCTTGCTGCTCCTTTTATAAGTATGCTCAGCATTAAATCAGGACATTCAACAGCTATTCAGGCATCTCAAAAAGAAAATAAGTTGTCATACCTTTCTCATGCGCATGCGGAAAAAATTATTATGGGCTGA
- a CDS encoding DNA-binding protein, translating into MHATYAPEQACQAARKRLELRGISVKDFAIENDLHPSTVYAVLNGQKKCLRGAAHRAAVLLGIKASETTN; encoded by the coding sequence ATGCACGCCACCTACGCACCCGAGCAAGCCTGCCAGGCCGCCAGAAAGCGCTTGGAGCTTCGAGGCATTTCCGTCAAGGACTTCGCCATTGAGAACGACCTTCATCCCTCGACCGTTTATGCGGTGCTGAATGGGCAGAAGAAATGTCTGCGCGGTGCAGCTCATCGTGCGGCTGTCCTGCTGGGCATTAAAGCTTCCGAGACTACAAACTAG
- the dusA gene encoding tRNA dihydrouridine(20/20a) synthase DusA yields MIQKHSFSPAESSTALSRRFSVAPMMDWTDRHCRFFLRLLSKHTLLYTEMVTTGAILHGDHERFLRHDEAEHPLALQLGGSVPADLAACARMAEAAGYDEVNLNVGCPSDRVQNNMIGACLMAHPGLVAECVKAMRDAVSIPVTVKHRIGINGRDSYAQLCDFVGQVQDAGCTSFTVHARIAILEGLSPKENRDIPPLRYEVAAQLKQDFPQLEIVLNGGIKTLEQCEEHLQAFDGVMLGREAYHNPYLLAEVDQRLFGSSTPVISRAEALAQLRPYIAAHLATGGSMHHITRHVLGLGTGFPGARKFRQLLSVDIHKASDPLALLDQAAGLLEGR; encoded by the coding sequence ATGATTCAAAAACATAGCTTTAGCCCAGCAGAATCAAGCACCGCACTGTCTCGGCGCTTCAGCGTTGCACCCATGATGGATTGGACCGACCGCCACTGTCGCTTTTTCCTGCGCCTGCTCTCCAAACACACCTTGCTCTACACCGAGATGGTCACCACGGGGGCGATTCTGCATGGTGATCACGAGCGTTTCCTGCGGCACGACGAAGCCGAGCATCCGCTCGCCTTGCAGTTGGGTGGGAGTGTTCCGGCGGATCTGGCAGCCTGCGCGCGCATGGCTGAAGCGGCGGGTTATGACGAGGTGAACCTGAACGTCGGCTGCCCCAGTGACCGTGTGCAGAACAATATGATTGGTGCTTGCCTCATGGCACACCCGGGGCTGGTGGCGGAGTGTGTGAAGGCGATGCGCGATGCGGTGTCGATTCCGGTGACGGTGAAGCACCGGATCGGGATCAATGGCCGGGACAGTTATGCCCAACTGTGTGATTTTGTCGGGCAGGTGCAAGACGCAGGGTGTACCAGCTTTACCGTGCATGCGCGGATTGCGATTCTGGAAGGGTTGTCGCCGAAGGAAAATCGGGACATTCCGCCGTTGCGTTACGAGGTGGCCGCGCAATTGAAGCAGGATTTTCCACAGCTTGAGATTGTCCTCAACGGCGGGATCAAGACGCTTGAGCAGTGCGAAGAGCATTTGCAGGCGTTTGACGGGGTGATGCTGGGTCGGGAGGCTTATCACAATCCGTACTTGCTGGCGGAGGTCGATCAGCGGTTGTTTGGAAGTTCGACCCCCGTGATCAGTCGGGCTGAAGCATTAGCCCAGCTGCGTCCTTATATAGCCGCGCACCTGGCAACGGGTGGATCGATGCATCACATTACGCGGCATGTATTGGGGTTGGGAACGGGGTTTCCGGGGGCGCGCAAGTTTCGCCAGTTGTTATCGGTAGATATTCATAAGGCCAGCGATCCATTGGCCTTGCTGGACCAGGCGGCGGGATTATTGGAGGGGCGGTAA